DNA from Sorangium aterium:
CGGCTTGAGCGATGCGCTCTTCGGCAGGTGGATCCGCAGGACGCCCGCCCGGAGATCCGCGGAGATCTTCTCGGAATCGATGCCCTGCGGGACCACGAAGCTGCGGCGGAAGTCCGGCAGGCCCTCGACGCCCTGCTCCCGCTCGGCCGCCTCGGTCCGCCGGCCCTCGAAGGTGAGCTCCCCCTTCTCCACGCGGACGGCCAGGCGATCCTGCGTCACGCCCGGCAGATCGGCCACGACCAGGAGCTCCTCGGCGCTCTCGTAGATGTCGACCGCCGGCGCCACGGCGGGGCGCTGCTGGATCTTCTCGGGGTTGCTCTCGGCACGGTGGGTCAAGCTGCGATCGGTGCTCATGTTCATCGCTCCTTCCTCGGTACACTCCAGATCCCGCTCATCGCAGGATCGTCGCTCTCCTCTGCTGTTCGTTCGTTCCTCGGCTCCCGGCTCCCTCAGCGAGCCGTCACCGCGATCTGACGCGGCTGGGCCTCGGCGGCCTTGTTCAGCGTGAGCGTCAGCACGCCGTTCTTGAGCACGGCGGTCGTCTTCTCCGGATCGACCTTGCTCGGCAGCGTGAAGCTCCGGCTGAACCGCACCGCGCCCCGCTCCTTGCGGTGGACGAGGTAGCCCTCCGGCGCATCCGGCTTGCGCTCGCCGCTCACCGTCAGGACGTCCTGATTCAGCGAGATCTGGATGTCCTTCTCCGTCAGACCCGGGATATCGGCCTTGACCACAAGAGCGCTCCCAGTGTCGAACAGGTGGACGCGCGGACCACCCGTGTACCGGGCCGTCTGGTCGAAATCGCCGCGGAGCGACGCGCGGGGCGCGTCCGCCTCCTCGAACACCCAATCCAGGCGCCGGCGAAGCTCATCCATCATGGCAAACGCGCGATCGAAATCCGTATAACGGTGCAGCATGGTCAATCCTCCATGACCGCCGCGCGCGGCGCGCGCCGGGGCTCCGCCCGCGGCGCCGTCACCCTGCTCGCGACGGCCGATTTGTTGTAGCGTTACGGGACCTTGGCTCCGAGAGCCGGTCTCTTCGCACCGCCCAATCTTTGCACGGCACGTGGGGTGTCAAGAGCACGGCCAACGGTCGTCCCTCCGAGGCAGATCGGCGGGAAAGGCGGTGGCGACCGGCCTCGTCGGACCGAAGGGAAAGGCGGGCGAGCGCGACCTGTCCGGCTCCCCCGGGCGCCTCCCGCCGGGCACCGCCGCGCCGAACGAGCCACGCCGGCGCCTGGCAGTCGGCGGAGCCAGCCACGCCGGCGCCCGGTCGAGCCTGCTGCATTGAACAGCCCTAGGAGCGCGTCGCCGAAAGCGCTAGAAACCCCGGACATGCAGCCCTGCTCGCCCGCCTCCCGCCGCCGCGTCGCCCGCCTCCGCTCGGTCGCCTCCGCCGCGGCGCTGTCCCTGGCGCTGATCTCGGGCGCCGCCCTGGCGCTGCCCTCGGAGGGCGACCGGGCGCCGAACGCGCGCGTCGAGGACGCCGACGGCCGCGAGCTCCAGCTCAAGGCGCTTCAAGGCAAGCCGATCCTCATCGTCTACGAGGACAAGGACTCGAAGTCCCAGAACCAGGCGCTCAAGGACGCGCTGGCGAAGCTCGCGAAGGGCGACCGCTACCGGCGGGGCATCGCCGTCGCCGCGATCGCCGACGTCAGCTCCTACGACTTCTGGCCGGCGAGAGGGTTCGTGAAGGACGCCATCCGGGAGGAGTCGAGGAAGGTCG
Protein-coding regions in this window:
- a CDS encoding Hsp20/alpha crystallin family protein; the encoded protein is MSTDRSLTHRAESNPEKIQQRPAVAPAVDIYESAEELLVVADLPGVTQDRLAVRVEKGELTFEGRRTEAAEREQGVEGLPDFRRSFVVPQGIDSEKISADLRAGVLRIHLPKSASLKPRQIPISVS
- a CDS encoding Hsp20/alpha crystallin family protein, with the translated sequence MLHRYTDFDRAFAMMDELRRRLDWVFEEADAPRASLRGDFDQTARYTGGPRVHLFDTGSALVVKADIPGLTEKDIQISLNQDVLTVSGERKPDAPEGYLVHRKERGAVRFSRSFTLPSKVDPEKTTAVLKNGVLTLTLNKAAEAQPRQIAVTAR
- a CDS encoding YtfJ family protein; this translates as MQPCSPASRRRVARLRSVASAAALSLALISGAALALPSEGDRAPNARVEDADGRELQLKALQGKPILIVYEDKDSKSQNQALKDALAKLAKGDRYRRGIAVAAIADVSSYDFWPARGFVKDAIREESRKVGGTIYCDWDGSFRTAYKLRRGVSNVVVVGKNGHVLFAAEGALKPESQSKVLDLLRKEVEG